The following are encoded together in the Arcticibacterium luteifluviistationis genome:
- the pgi gene encoding glucose-6-phosphate isomerase, producing MLQSVDFTQTDAFRKLKNHQKTIAKTDIKTLFAEDPKRFKKFSIRFKDILLDYSKNRINGRTMIALVKLAEECQLDDAIQKMFAGDVINETEGRSVLHTALRNRSNEPVLVDGKDVMPEINAVLAQMETFSNEVRSGEWKGYSGKRIKDIVNIGIGGSDLGPVMVAESLKPYAKKGLNVHYVSNVDSTHVTEALKGLKAESTLFMIASKTFTTQETMANADAAKQWFLANGGSEEDVKKHFVALSTNATGVEAFGIDPKNMFPFWDWVGGRYSLWSAIGLSIACSIGYTNFVGLLTGAHEMDNHFKTTPLARNIPVVLGLLGIWYNNFFDADSHAILPYDQYMHRFAAYFQQGDMESNGKNVTRNGNKVDYQTGPIIWGEPGTNGQHAFYQLIHQGTKLIPCDFIAHAQSQNPIGNQHKMLLANFFAQTEALMNGKTEAEVVGELKDSGMSPEDIDALKAFKVFEGNKPTNSILVKKLTPKTLGSLLAMYEHKIFVQGVIWNIFSFDQWGVELGKQLAKAIYPELLAEDEVSSHDTSTNGLINTYKKWSK from the coding sequence ATGCTACAATCTGTTGATTTTACCCAAACGGATGCGTTCCGTAAGTTAAAAAACCACCAAAAAACTATCGCGAAAACGGATATAAAGACGCTTTTCGCTGAAGACCCAAAACGTTTCAAAAAGTTTTCAATCCGATTTAAGGATATACTTCTAGATTATTCTAAAAACAGAATTAACGGAAGAACCATGATAGCCTTGGTGAAATTGGCAGAGGAATGCCAATTAGATGATGCTATTCAAAAGATGTTTGCTGGAGATGTTATCAATGAAACAGAAGGCAGGTCAGTGCTTCACACTGCTTTAAGAAATAGGTCAAACGAACCAGTACTAGTAGACGGCAAAGATGTGATGCCTGAAATAAATGCAGTATTGGCTCAAATGGAGACTTTCTCAAATGAGGTAAGGTCTGGCGAATGGAAAGGTTATTCAGGAAAGAGAATTAAGGATATTGTTAATATAGGTATAGGTGGTTCTGATTTAGGGCCAGTTATGGTGGCTGAAAGTTTAAAGCCTTATGCCAAGAAAGGTTTAAATGTACATTACGTTTCTAATGTAGATAGCACGCATGTTACCGAAGCACTTAAAGGTTTGAAAGCTGAGAGTACGCTCTTTATGATAGCTTCCAAAACTTTCACTACGCAAGAAACTATGGCAAACGCTGATGCAGCCAAGCAATGGTTTTTAGCAAATGGAGGAAGTGAAGAAGATGTCAAAAAGCATTTTGTGGCATTATCTACAAATGCGACAGGTGTAGAGGCTTTCGGAATTGACCCAAAAAACATGTTCCCGTTTTGGGACTGGGTAGGAGGGAGATACAGTCTTTGGAGTGCCATTGGATTGTCAATTGCATGTAGCATTGGTTATACCAATTTTGTAGGCCTTTTGACAGGAGCTCATGAAATGGATAATCATTTCAAAACGACTCCTTTGGCTAGAAACATTCCTGTGGTGTTGGGTCTTTTAGGAATCTGGTATAATAACTTCTTTGATGCCGACTCGCACGCTATTCTTCCTTACGACCAATACATGCATCGTTTTGCTGCTTATTTCCAACAAGGAGATATGGAGTCAAACGGTAAAAATGTAACGAGAAACGGAAATAAAGTAGACTATCAAACTGGTCCAATTATCTGGGGTGAGCCAGGAACTAATGGGCAGCATGCATTTTATCAATTAATACATCAGGGGACAAAACTTATTCCTTGTGATTTTATAGCTCACGCTCAAAGTCAAAATCCAATAGGGAACCAGCATAAAATGCTTTTGGCAAATTTCTTTGCACAGACAGAAGCACTAATGAATGGCAAGACAGAGGCGGAGGTAGTTGGCGAACTTAAAGATTCAGGAATGTCTCCAGAAGACATTGACGCTTTAAAGGCATTTAAAGTTTTTGAAGGTAATAAACCAACCAATTCTATTTTAGTAAAGAAGCTTACACCGAAAACATTGGGAAGCTTACTGGCCATGTATGAGCATAAGATATTTGTTCAAGGTGTCATCTGGAATATCTTCAGTTTTGACCAGTGGGGAGTAGAGTTAGGGAAACAATTGGCGAAGGCCATATACCCTGAGTTACTAGCCGAAGACGAAGTTTCTTCTCATGATACGTCTACTAACGGTTTAATCAACACTTATAAAAAGTGGAGTAAATAA
- a CDS encoding peroxiredoxin — MSLRLGDIAPDFTSETTQGKISFHEWLGDSWGMLFSHPADFTPVCTTELGKTALLSGEFEKRNVKVLAVSVDGLDSHNKWIPDIEEVSNVKMNFPIIADENRKVAELYDMIHPNASASATVRSVFIIGPDKKIKLTLTYPASTGRNFTELLRVIDSLQLTADYSVATPADWKDGDDAIVVPSISTEDAIKKFPKGVREVKPYLRYTPQPNK, encoded by the coding sequence ATGTCACTAAGATTAGGAGATATAGCACCAGATTTTACTTCTGAAACAACACAAGGAAAAATCAGTTTTCACGAATGGTTAGGCGACTCTTGGGGAATGCTTTTTTCGCACCCTGCAGATTTTACGCCAGTATGTACTACCGAGTTAGGTAAAACAGCCCTTTTGAGCGGTGAGTTTGAAAAGAGAAACGTTAAAGTGTTAGCAGTTTCTGTTGACGGTTTAGATTCGCATAACAAATGGATTCCAGATATTGAAGAGGTAAGTAATGTTAAAATGAACTTTCCGATTATTGCTGACGAAAACAGAAAAGTAGCTGAATTGTATGATATGATTCATCCTAACGCTTCAGCAAGTGCTACCGTGCGTTCGGTATTTATCATCGGACCTGATAAGAAAATAAAACTTACACTTACATACCCTGCTTCTACAGGAAGAAATTTTACAGAGTTATTAAGAGTAATAGACAGTTTGCAACTTACTGCTGATTATAGCGTAGCTACACCAGCCGATTGGAAAGACGGAGATGACGCCATTGTAGTTCCTAGTATTTCTACAGAAGATGCAATTAAGAAATTCCCTAAAGGAGTAAGAGAGGTTAAGCCATATTTGAGATATACACCTCAGCCAAATAAATAG
- a CDS encoding glycoside hydrolase family 25 protein, whose amino-acid sequence MKKRKNNSTVFDRLLNKLWRLKTLYALTLLFLLVWYPSSVIDGMRSSDQQEEVKVRIPLKYKTHGIDVSHHNGDIDWDKVSSFSKHRSSVRFCFVKATEGTDLIDKRFQTNWLALGERKIRRGAYHFFNPQTDPRLQALNYILNVDLDKGDLAPVLDWETLGYGRNRRQIVKNVSAWLEIIEKHYGIKPIIYTNKHIYLRYVRDNFPDYPLWISQYEVPELEGYDLSQVYFWQHSMKGKLEGIESSVDFNVFMRDDFEIDRLTLR is encoded by the coding sequence GTGAAAAAAAGAAAAAATAATTCAACGGTCTTTGACCGCTTGCTTAATAAACTTTGGCGTCTAAAAACGCTTTACGCATTAACATTACTGTTTTTGCTGGTTTGGTATCCCTCGTCGGTTATCGACGGAATGAGAAGTTCTGACCAGCAAGAAGAAGTTAAAGTTAGAATACCCCTAAAATATAAAACGCACGGCATTGATGTATCTCATCATAATGGCGACATTGACTGGGATAAAGTAAGTTCTTTTAGTAAGCATCGTTCGTCTGTGAGATTTTGCTTTGTGAAAGCCACAGAAGGAACAGATCTTATAGACAAGCGTTTTCAAACGAATTGGCTTGCTTTAGGCGAAAGAAAGATAAGAAGAGGAGCCTATCATTTTTTCAATCCACAAACCGACCCGCGACTTCAAGCTCTTAACTATATACTTAATGTAGACCTAGACAAAGGAGATTTAGCACCAGTGCTAGATTGGGAAACTTTGGGCTATGGAAGAAATAGGAGGCAGATAGTTAAGAATGTGAGTGCTTGGTTAGAAATTATAGAAAAGCACTATGGCATAAAGCCTATCATATATACCAACAAGCATATTTACCTCCGTTATGTAAGAGATAATTTTCCAGATTATCCTTTATGGATTTCTCAATACGAAGTGCCAGAGCTAGAAGGATATGACCTTTCTCAAGTGTATTTCTGGCAACATAGCATGAAAGGCAAGTTAGAAGGAATAGAATCATCCGTAGATTTTAATGTATTTATGCGAGATGATTTTGAGATTGACAGGCTTACTCTTCGCTAG